The stretch of DNA AATCATTCAACTGGAACGCCCATGGGCAGTGATGGTGTAACGGATGAAGAGAGTAGCATAGAGGAAGAGATTGAGAAGGAAGATAAATCTCCAGAAGGTGATACACAGCCACCAGCACAGAGAACCACCATCCCACCGACAACACTCGATCTCAAGCAAAAAGCCTGGCCAGAAATTCCCGGAAGTGGAAGTGACAAGTCCACGGAGAGAATTGATCTACCCGGGAGGGTATCTTTCAGTTCAGCTGATGTTAACGAGGAGGACGTGAGTGAGGCGGATGAGAGTGAAACGTCCAGAGAAGCAAAGAAAGCTTCCAAGAAGGTTGTTCACTTTGACGATGAACCAATAGTAAATGCAGAAAAGGAAGCAATGGATTCATCATCTGACAAAATAATTGAGGATTACCGCAAGGAGATTGCAAATATCAATCGAAGGCATGAGTGGGAGAGAAAATTGGCTGAAGGTGATTCATCTGGGACGGATATCTTCGAACGGGATTATCTACTGGAGAAGGAGACACCGCCAGAAGGTTTAGAAATAACCCCGAGAAATATAATTGGTAGTACTTCTGTTATGGAGCAATATTTTGAGGCAATGCAAGCTCCAGAAATTCCCGGAGCAGCCCTTCAAGGACTCAAAATTACAGAGGTAACAAAATGGGACAACTTCAGtgatttcccgccaaaattgCGTGATAAATCCAATGAGATCATCTCAAACTACTTGAGAATCTCATCCAGTGATCAATCAGATGGACCACCACCACCAACACGTCGTCCAGCTTCCTCAACGCGTCGCGGTAAGGTTATCCGTGAGCAACGCAAGAGTAAATCAGCGCTGAGTACAAAGCCACCGCCGAAGCCCAAAATACCCGAAAAAGCACCCCTGAAACGCTCAAAATCCATCCCAATTCTCCGGGATGGGGAAAATGCAGCCCTGGATGAATTTCATATTGACAAAGTTGAATCCTGGATGTCCATTCATGATGATGCCTATGGCAAAAAGATCTCCTTTGCCGAATACACGCGAGATTGGCGAGATACACCATCTTCGAAAACTGATGATGAAGGAAATTTCAGCCTTGAGGAGCCTGGAGATAGTTTCAGCACGGAGTCCACCTACGATGAAATTGTATCCATCATAAAGGAGATTGATGCTGATAAACGAAAACCCCGGAATACACTGAAAGACCTCAAATCAGATGTTGAATTCAAGCTTGCAACATGTAGTGCTGCTCCCACTGTAAATGATCAAGTGagtccttcaggtattcatttaatttacatttcaaatcTGATCTCATTGAATCCCTTTAATTCCAGGAAAATGGCAGTAAAATCCAAGAGATCCTCAACTATTTAGATTCAGTCGATTCCAGCTGCGAGAAGGCCCTAAAGCGTGCTCAAACCTTCCTAAATGAAACAGACACAACGGAATTGGAACTCATCACAGAACCAGATGTGGTGGAAAATGTACCAAAGATATCAGACTTACTAATTCTCCCAAATCATCAGCTAGCTCGGCGTGTTGTGGCACTGTCACTGCGTGCCAATGAGCTGGCGAATGCCCTACAATTGTCCAAGGAGCACGTAGCTGGGGTAAGAGCAGAAAAAGCCAAAGCCATTCGTGCCGAGAAGCAGGCAAGCGCCACAAAGCTAACAGAGCAGAAGAGACACTTTGAGGGTATTGTGGCACGGCATCAGACATTCATTGAACAATTGCTGCGTGATAAGTCGAACCTGTGTGAAAAGGTGGGCAGTATAACACGTCGTATGGATAGCCAGAATCAAGCGTGGGAGCACAAGTTGGAAACGGAAATATCACGCACGAGAGAAACCATGTCAGCTGGAGAGAAAATTCGCAAGGAGCGTTGGGTGAAGGAGAACACAAAGAAGATTAAGGAGCTAACGGTTAAGGGACTTGAAGGAGAAATTGCTCGACTTACGCAGAGTCATCAGGATGAACTGGCTGAGCTTCGTCGGCAGCATCAGCAGGAACTCCTGGCTGCCATTGAGGAGACACGACAGAAGCACGAAACGGTGGAGAAAGCCATACGGGAGTCATATGCTGAGGATCGTGAGGCTGTCATTGAGAAGGAGCGCATAGCAATTAGGGAACGGTATGAGCGTCAATTGGCAATGGAGCATAAATCCTTTGAAGAGCAGAAAGCAAAATTGCTGCTGGATTTTGCAGCGGAAAAAGAGAGACTCCTAGTGGAAATGCGTGAAAAGGATGCTGAAGCAGAACAACGACGGGAAACTATAATCAGAGAGAGATCTGATATGATAGATCAGGTAAGactatttatttgaattcctTATTTAGAGCTAACGAGAGGATTGTTGCTGACGGCAGTGGACTGTAGTTTCcacaatcaatttatttccggGATAAATGTCGTGAACCGGGGGGAACGCAGGGGAATTAAAGTGctataaaatattacatataAACTAACTAGAGGCTATTCTTTCATTGCTAACCTATCAATCTCTCACCTATTGCCCGTCCGGGCTTCTTTATATTTCCCTATTGTCCTTCAAAATCCCTCTATTTTCTCGAATAATTCCTCCTAAAAGGCAAccattttcataaatcatCTAGTTATATTCCACATGTTTTATCTGAGCGATATTTGTCGGATTCTACTCACGGGAATTGACGTCTTCTGCTTAATCTTCGACCTAAAATTCATTCTATTAGTATTCATCTTCCTTtccatacaattttcttctacctactatgtatttttctttaataaatcttaattttctttcgcctcAAAACAAACTCGAtactttttcacaaaatgtctTCCTTGAATAACAAACTTCTAAAATTTCCCGCTAGGATCGCTCAGGTcattttttgctattttattttaaatttacgATGATTTCCAACAGGGATCAAGAGAGGAAGTTTAGGACGCTGCCAACAGTTTCACtgatttcacaaaaaatgtaataattctATGTTTCTCCTCGATTTAAGCTCCGATTTAGCAGGAAGGAGATTCAAAGGACCATTATAAATCACATTTCAATGAtccttcttcttcacaattttccaaatagGTTCGTAGGGATCAAAAGGACAAACAAAAGATCCTGGAGGAGCAACACCAAGCTGAACTCTCATCGCTTCGTGATCAGTTTGAGCGTGATTTTACAATTTGGAAGCGTGAGCACGAGAGTGCCCTGAAACTCCGTGAAGCTGAGCGTGAAAATGCCATTCGGCAGCAATGTAGGCAAGATCGTGATCGTCAAATTGATGCGATTGTTGCGAAAATTGATGCGGAATCACTGAAAACGCAGCAAGAGCACGAAGTGAAGGTTGGACGGTTAAAGGAAAAGTACGAGACGGAAATGAAGGAGCTCGAACGATCGGAAACAAGTGCTCGGGAGAAGTATCTCGAAACACGCCATCGCCTAGCTGAGTGCGAGGCAACAATTCAGAATCTTCAGGCAACACTCAAGCAAACGGACATTGAGTTGGTGCACTGCCGGAAGATGCGCGATGACTGTATGGCTgagaaggagaaaatgaaagGGATGGTGCGTGAGGAAGTTGCCCAGGAGGCGAAGGTGCTGCAAAAGGAGCGTGATGCGGAAATACAGAGAATCTATGCGAGGGTACAGCAGTCCATTGAGAAGAAAGATACAACAATTGAGGTGCTGCAGAAGGAGAATGTGGCCCTCAAAGAGCGTGCACTGAAATTGGAGGCAATTGTACGACAACAGCGTAAGGATTATTGCACGAAGTAAGATCAAGGCTGAGCAATGATCCctttttttggtgttttttttttcatgtaatcTTTATGGgtgaggaaataaaatttatatgtagTAGAATATGCTATCAAAGCATCGTGGCCTTCAACTTTCCCGCCTTGGCGCTAATACGGCTGGAGCAGAAAGTCGCGGAAAAATGTATACGCAAAGACTAAGCTCATTAGCATGCCGCACGATTGACTCGAAGAATCAAAACTTGAGACCTCGCTGTGAGTAATATTCGCTGGAACTCCCTCCCAAGTGGTGACCAGCAGTGATTCAGACACATGCTCATAATGGAGAATTTCCTATAAATACTAGTAAGGTACACGCGGCTGACTCATTCATGCAAAACCACTCAAAGCGCGCGCGTTCCCTGAAATAAGCGAGGCCggcatttttcttaaaaatctttttttataccttttttttgtttctggaaaaatcataaaacctACAAAGGCCCAGTGATAAGATAATCAAGCAGTTgggagtgagaaaaattgtgcGTCAAGGTATAAAAAAGTGGCAGTTGATCGATACACCTGCTAGTGAGTTGTTGGACTTTtagttttgtgcaaaaatttcctGTGTGCGCGCGTGAAAATGACCCCACCGGAAATTATGTGTCCAACCCCacctccaccaccacccccactaTTAGCCACCCAACCCTCTGCCAATGGACACGGGGATATCACCCTCGGAAGGGCGGAACTCATGCAGGCCATCCGCAATGGAACAAACCTAAAGACAACACCCAAGGTTAGTTCATTCTTCTCCAAGGAGTCAggaatttaatcaatattacgcgataagaaaatcaattgttGAAATTATCTAAGTCTTGAGGAATTTTCGGTAAGAgtagcaaagaaaatttgaaaatcttGCCAAAAAAACAAGCGGTTTGATGTAATAATTTATCGAGCAATCATTCCACCGAATGAGgtggaatttaataaattattagatAAACTCTTACTTATCTAGAAACATGCCTAATACCTGATAGTGTCATTCTCATTAGACTGCTTAATTGTAGTGTAGAGTGGAACAGATTTGTTGCACTGGGTTAAACAAACCCCAATCAAACCGGAAAAAGtgtttaaatgcatttttgtttacaaaaaaaatctttaggaTCAATAGAGGAAGCAAAGGGTTAATAACGTCAGACAAATGAAaggtttagaaaaattttaaatctcctATTTTCTAACGATAAGTGCATATATCTGTCAAAGTAGCCAATGAGAACGCGTTTTGCTAAAGTTAATCAACCCAATTGGCCAATCAAAGAGCgcaatcttcttcttcttcattcatatttcatttgaagttgtagatttttaaataaaattccatacaAAGGCGGTGCTTCCCTGAAAGCTTAATTTGAATCAGCAAGACAGTTTTGATCGATCTTATttggaaatatgatattttgagtgttttgagCTATTCTTTAACCCTTTGTTTAGCATTACTAACCCCAGTCTTCTctataaatacatataatataaatctacataataaataaatagacgAGAGGTAGTAAATTGAAAACTAAGACTCCTCTCTGTCTGGTTGTCTGGCCTTAAAAACAAACTCTAAAAAATATCTACGACTGTTTGTTTACGATGAGctgaatcattttatttgaatttaaaaaaaaattcaaagaagtaTGAGTCATTTTCCAAtaacaataaatcaaaaaggCATATTACAAAATAGTTATAAATTGCATAGACTTCCAATTAATCTTGAAACCATAAGAATATTTGTTTGATTAATTAGAATTCACGCGAAATCAGCACAAgattaatttctcattaatttctttgacTATTTATTCTTCTGagattttttaagtcttttgaTAAGTTtc from Lutzomyia longipalpis isolate SR_M1_2022 chromosome 4, ASM2433408v1 encodes:
- the LOC129796038 gene encoding centrosomal protein of 131 kDa, with protein sequence MELSLHGSQISLATRQKPPTPTVNYPRPNSAHSGTCHIAGPRAGSRPHSADNARFLTKFKNRIRVTTADGFAEPKEPIKLPPNQKRPSSSNILKLLLREPITRSWTAPEDTKSTTEVQQEENNHSTGTPMGSDGVTDEESSIEEEIEKEDKSPEGDTQPPAQRTTIPPTTLDLKQKAWPEIPGSGSDKSTERIDLPGRVSFSSADVNEEDVSEADESETSREAKKASKKVVHFDDEPIVNAEKEAMDSSSDKIIEDYRKEIANINRRHEWERKLAEGDSSGTDIFERDYLLEKETPPEGLEITPRNIIGSTSVMEQYFEAMQAPEIPGAALQGLKITEVTKWDNFSDFPPKLRDKSNEIISNYLRISSSDQSDGPPPPTRRPASSTRRGKVIREQRKSKSALSTKPPPKPKIPEKAPLKRSKSIPILRDGENAALDEFHIDKVESWMSIHDDAYGKKISFAEYTRDWRDTPSSKTDDEGNFSLEEPGDSFSTESTYDEIVSIIKEIDADKRKPRNTLKDLKSDVEFKLATCSAAPTVNDQENGSKIQEILNYLDSVDSSCEKALKRAQTFLNETDTTELELITEPDVVENVPKISDLLILPNHQLARRVVALSLRANELANALQLSKEHVAGVRAEKAKAIRAEKQASATKLTEQKRHFEGIVARHQTFIEQLLRDKSNLCEKVGSITRRMDSQNQAWEHKLETEISRTRETMSAGEKIRKERWVKENTKKIKELTVKGLEGEIARLTQSHQDELAELRRQHQQELLAAIEETRQKHETVEKAIRESYAEDREAVIEKERIAIRERYERQLAMEHKSFEEQKAKLLLDFAAEKERLLVEMREKDAEAEQRRETIIRERSDMIDQVRRDQKDKQKILEEQHQAELSSLRDQFERDFTIWKREHESALKLREAERENAIRQQCRQDRDRQIDAIVAKIDAESLKTQQEHEVKVGRLKEKYETEMKELERSETSAREKYLETRHRLAECEATIQNLQATLKQTDIELVHCRKMRDDCMAEKEKMKGMVREEVAQEAKVLQKERDAEIQRIYARVQQSIEKKDTTIEVLQKENVALKERALKLEAIVRQQRKDYCTK